A single region of the Streptomyces sp. NBC_00425 genome encodes:
- a CDS encoding ABC transporter permease codes for MTVVVEKTEPPGPPEKTRPVGEPAPAAEPRRISRSLVIGAILVVWLLLFAVLRGKQTLALAAADLTDLHRWFNDVNDSIGANRDSNPLFLYFFNEIRLVIDNLVTFVQELISQPSGARPVPQIGWLGVVGIAGYVSWAFGNWRVALLAVAGFTFLGLQGLWQESMDTLALTLSAVFVALLFAIPLGVWAGLSDRFHRIMTPFLDFMQTMPTFVYLAPLTLFFLIGGASASIATVIYAAPPAIRITAHAIRTVPETTVEAADSLGATRRQALVKVLLPMSKRTVVMGVNQTIMAALAMVTIAALIDAPGLGKTVVQALQSLDVGTAFNAGLSIVVLAIVLDRVTTAASVREEEARRSKNRFLAWRRPLLAAGAAVTAVLVFMSHTYLWAAEFPGDGGVGSSIARAADTTTTWVQDNLSGLTNTVRDLITNALLNPFQSLLTDSPWWLVGAVLIALGVVLGGRRAGITTAVCVGLLVATGMWSDSMTTLASTVVATLLVMLLGVVFGVWMGRNRLVDRMLRPSLDAAQVMPPFVYLVPFLALFGATRFTAIVAAVVYAAPVAIKIIADGVRNVPTTTVEAATAAGCDTWQIITKVQLPMARSALTLATNQGLIYVLSMVVVGGLVGAGALGYDVVAGFSQGQLFGKGLAAGLAIVLLGVMFDRITQAAARRTSA; via the coding sequence ATGACCGTAGTCGTGGAGAAGACCGAGCCGCCAGGGCCACCGGAGAAGACACGGCCCGTCGGGGAGCCGGCCCCGGCCGCAGAACCCCGCAGGATCAGCCGCTCCCTGGTGATCGGCGCGATCCTGGTCGTCTGGCTGCTGCTGTTCGCCGTGCTGCGCGGCAAGCAGACCCTCGCGCTCGCGGCGGCGGACCTGACCGATCTGCACCGGTGGTTCAACGACGTCAACGACTCGATCGGTGCGAACCGCGACTCCAACCCGCTCTTCCTCTACTTCTTCAACGAGATCCGCCTGGTCATCGACAACCTGGTGACGTTCGTGCAGGAGCTGATCTCGCAGCCGTCCGGCGCCCGGCCCGTCCCGCAGATCGGCTGGCTCGGGGTCGTCGGCATCGCGGGCTATGTCTCCTGGGCCTTCGGCAACTGGCGGGTGGCGCTGTTGGCGGTGGCCGGGTTCACCTTCCTCGGGCTGCAGGGCCTGTGGCAGGAGAGCATGGACACCCTGGCGCTGACCCTGTCCGCGGTCTTCGTGGCGCTGCTGTTCGCGATCCCGCTCGGGGTGTGGGCGGGGCTGTCCGACCGCTTCCACCGGATCATGACTCCTTTCCTGGACTTCATGCAGACGATGCCGACGTTCGTCTACCTCGCCCCGCTGACGCTGTTCTTCCTCATCGGCGGAGCCTCCGCCAGCATCGCCACGGTGATCTACGCGGCCCCGCCGGCGATCCGCATCACCGCGCACGCCATCCGGACCGTGCCGGAGACGACGGTGGAGGCGGCCGACTCGCTCGGGGCGACCCGGCGGCAGGCGCTGGTGAAGGTCCTGCTGCCGATGTCCAAACGGACCGTGGTGATGGGCGTCAACCAGACCATCATGGCCGCCCTGGCCATGGTCACCATCGCCGCCCTGATCGACGCCCCGGGCCTCGGCAAGACCGTCGTCCAGGCGCTGCAGTCGCTCGACGTGGGCACGGCCTTCAACGCGGGTCTGTCCATCGTCGTCCTGGCGATCGTCCTCGACCGGGTCACCACCGCGGCCAGCGTGCGCGAGGAGGAAGCCCGGCGCTCCAAGAACCGGTTCCTCGCCTGGCGCCGCCCGCTGCTCGCCGCGGGCGCGGCCGTCACGGCCGTCCTGGTCTTCATGTCGCACACCTATCTGTGGGCGGCCGAGTTCCCCGGTGACGGCGGCGTCGGCAGTTCCATCGCGAGGGCGGCGGACACCACGACGACTTGGGTCCAGGACAACCTGTCGGGCCTCACCAACACTGTCCGCGACCTCATCACCAACGCACTGCTCAACCCCTTCCAGTCGCTGCTCACCGACTCGCCGTGGTGGCTCGTCGGCGCCGTGCTGATCGCGCTCGGCGTCGTGCTCGGCGGCCGCCGGGCCGGAATCACCACGGCGGTGTGCGTGGGGCTGCTGGTCGCCACCGGGATGTGGTCGGACAGCATGACGACGCTGGCCTCGACCGTGGTCGCCACCCTTCTCGTGATGCTGCTGGGCGTCGTGTTCGGCGTGTGGATGGGCCGCAACCGGCTGGTGGACCGCATGCTGCGGCCGAGCCTGGACGCGGCGCAGGTCATGCCGCCGTTCGTCTATCTGGTGCCGTTCCTCGCGCTGTTCGGCGCGACCCGCTTCACGGCCATCGTCGCCGCCGTCGTCTACGCGGCCCCCGTCGCCATCAAGATCATCGCGGACGGGGTGCGGAACGTGCCCACGACCACCGTGGAGGCGGCCACCGCCGCCGGGTGCGACACCTGGCAGATCATCACCAAGGTCCAGCTGCCGATGGCACGCAGCGCCCTGACCCTCGCCACGAACCAGGGCCTGATCTACGTGCTGTCGATGGTTGTGGTGGGCGGCCTGGTAGGCGCGGGCGCCCTCGGCTACGACGTCGTGGCCGGATTCTCGCAGGGCCAACTGTTCGGGAAGGGGCTCGCCGCAGGGCTCGCCATCGTCCTTCTCGGAGTCATGTTCGACCGCATCACTCAGGCCGCGGCGCGGCGAACCAGCGCGTAA
- a CDS encoding aldehyde dehydrogenase family protein, which yields MADLYVNGEWRDPLAGGCREIRCPADGTLTATVSEGTRPDAEAAIAAAREAFDAGLWPHTPERERGALLLRTADIIERDIKTFARAESLDTGKRLVESEYDIADVVSCFRYYGGIAGTDAGRVIDTGRDDAVSRVVYEPIGVCALITPWNYPLLQASWKVAPALAAGNTIVLKPSELTPSTSILLMKALEEAGLPAGAANLVLGAGSEVGAPLCEDPAVDMVSFTGGLATGRGVMATAASTVKKVALELGGKNPNVVFADADFETAVDFALTAVFLHSGQVCSAGARLIVEDCLHDRFVDEVVRRARLIRLGGPFDPEAETGALISAQHLAKVEEYVAAGLAEGAVLRCGGERPGDPALAGGHYYLPTVLDECRQDMRVVHEESFGPVLTVERFADEDDAVRIANDTEYGLAGAVWTQDAGKAQRVARRLRHGTVWINDYHPYVPQAEWGGFGHSGVGRELGPTGLSEYREPKHIWQNIQPRPQRWFSG from the coding sequence GTGGCAGACCTGTATGTGAATGGCGAATGGCGGGACCCGCTGGCCGGCGGGTGCCGGGAGATCCGATGTCCCGCTGACGGCACGCTCACGGCGACCGTCTCGGAAGGGACGCGTCCCGATGCCGAGGCGGCGATCGCCGCGGCCCGGGAGGCTTTCGACGCCGGCCTCTGGCCGCACACCCCCGAGCGGGAGCGCGGCGCACTGCTGCTGCGCACTGCCGACATCATCGAGCGCGACATCAAGACCTTCGCCCGCGCGGAGTCGCTCGACACCGGCAAGCGGCTCGTGGAGAGCGAGTACGACATCGCCGACGTCGTCTCGTGCTTCCGATACTACGGCGGGATCGCCGGAACCGACGCGGGCCGCGTGATCGACACCGGCCGCGACGACGCCGTCAGCCGGGTCGTCTACGAGCCGATCGGGGTGTGCGCGTTGATCACCCCGTGGAACTATCCGCTGCTGCAGGCGAGTTGGAAGGTCGCCCCGGCCCTGGCCGCCGGGAACACGATCGTCCTGAAGCCCAGCGAGCTGACCCCCTCGACCTCGATCCTGCTGATGAAGGCGCTCGAGGAGGCCGGCCTCCCGGCCGGCGCCGCCAACCTCGTGCTCGGCGCCGGTTCCGAGGTCGGCGCACCGCTCTGCGAGGACCCGGCGGTCGACATGGTGTCCTTCACCGGCGGCCTGGCCACCGGCAGGGGCGTCATGGCCACCGCCGCCTCGACCGTGAAGAAGGTGGCGCTGGAACTGGGCGGCAAGAACCCCAACGTCGTCTTCGCCGACGCCGACTTCGAGACGGCCGTGGACTTCGCCCTCACCGCGGTCTTCCTGCACTCGGGCCAGGTGTGCTCGGCCGGGGCCCGGCTGATCGTCGAGGACTGCCTGCACGACCGTTTCGTCGACGAGGTCGTCCGCCGGGCCCGGCTGATCCGCCTCGGCGGTCCCTTCGACCCCGAGGCCGAGACCGGGGCGCTGATCTCCGCACAGCACCTGGCCAAGGTCGAGGAGTACGTCGCGGCGGGCCTCGCCGAAGGCGCCGTCCTGCGCTGCGGCGGGGAACGCCCCGGCGACCCCGCGCTGGCGGGCGGCCACTACTACCTGCCCACTGTGCTCGACGAGTGCCGGCAGGACATGCGCGTGGTGCACGAGGAGTCCTTCGGTCCGGTGCTCACCGTGGAGCGCTTCGCCGACGAGGACGATGCCGTGCGCATCGCCAACGACACCGAGTACGGACTCGCCGGAGCCGTGTGGACGCAGGACGCCGGCAAGGCCCAGCGGGTCGCCCGGCGGCTGCGGCACGGCACTGTGTGGATCAACGACTACCACCCCTATGTGCCGCAAGCGGAATGGGGCGGTTTCGGGCATTCGGGCGTGGGCCGGGAGCTGGGACCGACCGGCCTGAGCGAGTACCGAGAGCCCAAGCACATCTGGCAGAACATCCAACCCCGGCCGCAGCGCTGGTTCAGCGGCTGA
- a CDS encoding ABC transporter substrate-binding protein → MARQARRWRVGAAGIAVLGLTLTACGGAKVGDSSSDAGGSGSSAKCGAFNLAVNPWVGYEANAAVIAYVAQNDLGCKVTKKDLKEEIAWQGFGTGEVDAVVENWGHDDLKKKYITGQKTAVDAGATGNEGLIGWYVPPWLAKEHPDITDWKNLNKYAAEFKTSESGGKGQLLDGDPSYVTNDEALVKNLKLGYKVVYAGSETALIQSFRKAEKNKEWVIGYFYEPQWFMSEVPLVKVKLPDYKEGCDADAEKVACDYPVYKLDKIVAKKFAESGSPAYDLVKKFNWTNDDQNVVAKYIAVDKMTPEAAAKKWVDANRAKVDAWIK, encoded by the coding sequence ATGGCAAGGCAAGCAAGACGATGGAGAGTCGGCGCGGCCGGCATAGCGGTGCTCGGTCTCACCCTCACCGCCTGCGGCGGCGCGAAGGTCGGCGACAGTTCCTCGGATGCGGGCGGCTCGGGCAGCTCCGCCAAGTGCGGGGCCTTCAACCTCGCGGTCAACCCGTGGGTCGGCTACGAGGCCAATGCGGCGGTCATCGCCTACGTCGCGCAGAACGACCTCGGCTGCAAGGTCACCAAGAAGGATCTGAAGGAGGAGATCGCCTGGCAGGGCTTCGGGACCGGTGAGGTCGACGCGGTCGTCGAGAACTGGGGTCACGACGACCTGAAGAAGAAGTACATCACCGGCCAGAAGACCGCCGTGGACGCCGGTGCGACCGGAAACGAAGGCCTGATCGGCTGGTACGTGCCGCCGTGGCTGGCCAAGGAGCACCCGGACATCACCGACTGGAAGAACCTCAACAAATACGCGGCCGAGTTCAAGACGTCCGAGTCCGGCGGCAAGGGCCAGCTCCTCGACGGCGACCCGTCGTACGTCACCAACGACGAGGCGCTGGTCAAGAACCTGAAGCTGGGCTACAAGGTCGTGTACGCCGGCAGCGAGACGGCGCTCATCCAGTCCTTCCGCAAGGCCGAGAAGAACAAGGAATGGGTGATCGGCTACTTCTACGAGCCGCAGTGGTTCATGTCCGAGGTGCCGCTGGTGAAGGTCAAGCTGCCCGACTACAAGGAGGGCTGCGACGCCGACGCCGAGAAGGTCGCCTGCGACTACCCGGTCTACAAGCTGGACAAGATCGTGGCCAAGAAGTTCGCCGAGTCGGGCAGCCCCGCCTATGACCTGGTGAAGAAGTTCAACTGGACGAACGACGACCAGAACGTCGTGGCCAAGTACATCGCGGTCGACAAGATGACCCCCGAGGCCGCGGCGAAGAAGTGGGTCGACGCCAACCGCGCCAAGGTGGACGCCTGGATCAAGTAG
- a CDS encoding quaternary amine ABC transporter ATP-binding protein, whose amino-acid sequence MTTQTEVPQRRGAPQDSGPTPVISVRNLWKVFGPKADRVPESEELCGLTRRELMDRTGCTAAVRDIDFEVAPGEVFVVMGLSGSGKSTLVRCLTRLIEPTAGEIVFEGEDIRQADDRRLRDLRRRKFSMVFQHFGLLPHRRVVDNVSFGLEIRGMGRAERVKRALEVVELVGLAGYENSYPDQLSGGMQQRVGLARALAGDPDVLFFDEPFSALDPLIRRDMQNEVIRLHHEVGKTMVFITHDLSEALKLGDRILIMRDGKTVQCGTGDELVGAPADDYVREFVKDVPRADVLTLRWIMRPPADGDALDGPELGPDVVVREATRAVLAADKPVKVVENGKLLGIVGDEEILAVVAGQEGDLR is encoded by the coding sequence ATGACCACCCAGACCGAGGTGCCGCAGCGGCGCGGCGCCCCCCAGGACTCGGGTCCCACCCCGGTCATCTCCGTGCGCAATCTGTGGAAGGTGTTCGGGCCGAAGGCCGACCGGGTGCCGGAGTCCGAGGAGCTGTGCGGTCTCACCCGCCGTGAGCTGATGGACCGCACCGGCTGCACCGCCGCCGTGCGCGACATCGACTTCGAGGTGGCGCCCGGCGAGGTGTTCGTCGTGATGGGGCTGTCCGGCTCCGGGAAGTCCACCCTGGTGCGATGTCTCACCCGGCTGATCGAGCCCACCGCGGGCGAGATCGTCTTCGAGGGCGAGGACATCCGTCAGGCCGACGACAGGCGTCTGCGCGACCTGCGCCGCCGCAAGTTCTCCATGGTCTTCCAGCACTTCGGTCTGCTGCCGCACCGCCGGGTGGTCGACAATGTGTCCTTCGGCCTGGAGATCCGCGGCATGGGCAGGGCCGAGCGCGTCAAGCGGGCCCTGGAGGTCGTCGAGCTGGTCGGCCTCGCCGGCTACGAGAACTCCTATCCCGACCAGCTCTCCGGCGGCATGCAGCAGCGTGTCGGCCTGGCCCGGGCGCTGGCCGGCGACCCGGACGTGCTCTTCTTCGACGAGCCGTTCTCGGCGCTCGACCCGCTGATCCGCCGCGACATGCAGAACGAGGTCATCCGTCTGCACCACGAGGTCGGCAAGACGATGGTGTTCATCACCCACGACCTGTCCGAGGCGCTCAAGCTGGGCGACCGGATCCTGATCATGCGTGACGGCAAGACGGTCCAGTGCGGTACCGGCGACGAGCTCGTGGGCGCCCCGGCCGACGACTACGTGCGCGAGTTCGTCAAGGACGTGCCCCGCGCCGACGTGCTCACCCTGCGCTGGATCATGCGCCCGCCGGCCGACGGCGACGCCCTGGACGGCCCCGAGCTGGGCCCGGACGTCGTGGTGCGCGAGGCGACCCGGGCGGTGCTCGCGGCGGACAAGCCCGTCAAGGTCGTCGAGAACGGCAAGCTGCTCGGCATCGTCGGCGACGAGGAGATCCTCGCCGTGGTCGCCGGACAGGAAGGCGACCTGCGATGA